TCATCACTCTTGGTCACGCATGCGTGACTCACCGAATTTCCTGCTTGTACACCGTTGACTACGCCTCAAGAGTCGAAGCGTTACAGTTGCCACGACAAACATGTCCAGGAGTAACGTAGCTTGCTCCAGAAAGTAGATCTGTCCATGCACATTCTCTCTGGCATCTTTCAATCCGCCTCTCCACATGTTTGAACTCGTATCTACCCATGCTTTTCTCGAGGTGCCGATCTATTTGCTGCCTACCCACGTTTCTATCCACGGGTACATGTATCTGTTTACGCGGATGTATATTCATCTGATGTGCATATACAGCGATCCGCTTTCGAATGCTAGCATCCACGATTTCCCAGCAGCTTTCGCTCTTATTTCTAGAAGCTCTCAATGTTCTCGGTGCGAGCCTGCCATTATGTCTGtgccgctttttttcttgcttttgTAGGCGTCACAGGAAGAGACTTGCATAAACCGCCTCCCGTGCCGGTTCTCTCCGAGGGCATGGGCCTCGTCTCGGCGTTGGTGTTTGTCCTTGCTGCGGTGGCCTCGCAGGTTCTCCTCAAAAATGACGACAAAAAGGTGAGATTTTGCATGCGGCATCTCTGGAGTAATTCGGAGGGACGGAGCCCTTGggcttctctgcagcctACATGCTACACAGGCGTTCTTGTTTCTGTACTTCGAACGGGACGTGCAGTACGTGGTCTAGCTTTTTGATCTTTACGTCCTTAATACCGGCAACACACTTTTTCGCAGGCCAGATCGCCACATCCACAAGTACAGTTCGTTCCCTGGAACAGGTGTCTTGTACACCAGAGAATGTCCATCGTTTTCAAATGCATACGTGCACCCGTATCAACGCGGACGTCAGTTATCTCTGTTTCAACAGGAACACTTTCCCCGGTTCCCAATTCTGTGTTTTAAACGCGGGGCTGACGCAGTCTTGGACAGCACGAACAGCACGAACAGCACCCGTTTCGTTtgggttttctctctcctacATTTTCCCTCcgttccctttcgtctttctcttgcagCTGGTGGAATATAACGCAGGCCTTTTGTCCATCACGCTCATGACATTCCTCGGTTTTGCCGACGACCTCTTGGAATTACCGTGGAGAGCCAAGATGCTGACCCCCCTCGTTGCCtcggttcctcttcttgtcgcGTACACAGGCCGCACTACTATTCTTCTTCCCGACTgggttttcccctttctcgaCTCGGTCGCTTGCCTCCCAGCTGTGGTTGGCCAGTCTCTATCCGTTTGGATCGATCCGTTGATGGGGCCTGTACACACATTCTGGGCCTCGTTCGCGTCTTCACCTGATTCAGTGTATAGCCAGCTTGTCACCTCTGGCGTGTTCAGCAGATTCGGTGCTCTCCCGGAAGatttcgctttcttttctccgctcaCGGCGATAAGCAGCGCCGTCGAGTCTTCTCTTGGTTCATCTCTTTCGTCCCTTCACGCGTCTTTCACAGCGTCTCTTCAAACCGTCTCGAGTTCGCTCTCgagtctcctcgccggctACCATCTCGTTCCGACTGCAGCCCCCACCGAGGCCTTTGCCGTCgcttcgccgctgcttcctttccctacggccccgtcttctcttcttgcctcgCTCGACTCCAATGCGACTTACCTGTCGCCCGAACATTTCTCAGTGCACTATCtagaggaggcggcgcatGCCAGTCCTGTCCCTGCCACAATTTGCAACGCAACAGACGCCCTCCGCTTGAGCAGAAACcacacgcgttttcccgctcCCACGGAGACCTATCTCGGCGGGAGAACTGCCGGCTGGGGAACGGGGCCGCCTGTCGTGGTGGACCTAGGTGCGTTCTACTACGTCTACATGGCCCTACTTACGGTCTTTTGCACGAACGCCATCAACATTTACGCCGGTAGGTGTTTCACAGTCTTCCTGCGCGCGCATCCAGTCACTTGGGCGGCAGCACAGGCCGCCGGGAAAGAGACGTCAAACCCGAGTTCCGCCGCCCCGCGGACTGAGAGCCGCCGCTGCACAGCCCCCCGCGGTTGAGCGCTCTGTCCACTCCAAGAGAACGTTCCGTCCAGCGCGAGTAGCTACAGTTGCGTCAGCGGTACTCGAATGGAATCCGCGCTGGCTTGGTTCACTGTCTGTTCCTCAGGGATCAACGGACTTGAGGTCGGCCAGTCGGTGGTCATGAGCGCTTTCGTCATTCTGCACAATGTCGTGGTGAGGCGCCAGCCCTTGTCGCTCTCAGTTTCGTGGCGCTTCTGTACCTCTCAGGAAGTCCTCTCGCAGCCCGTCAGCCGTTCTGCCCGGCCCCGTCACGAAAAAGACCAACTCCGCAGCGACTGCCATAGATGCCTCGTCTCGAAAACACCTCTCTCCGACAGAGGGTTCTTCGTGTAGGACTCGAggcctatacatatatacatacgtgtTATATGTATAGGCGTgttatgtatatatatatatatatatatgcgtgtgtagCAAGGGGGCTTTTGTGCTTTAAGACCCGGCGCTTCATCGTTACGGGGAAAACCTTTTGGCCCGCGTCCCACTCCTCTTTCCCATGTGTGCAGGAAATCGCCAACAACTGGGTTCTTGGACATGCGTCTACTGAGGCCACACTGGTTTGGCGCCAGGCAAGTCCCCTCGATGCGAGCTGTCTCCCTGAAAGCGCCGTCattctgccttctttccttctgtttcttctgtttctctttcgcgcaTTCCGAGGCGCTGTGTCGCCCCGTTTCACTTCCCGCTGACCTCGgctttgcgttttctcttgcttttcccgtcctcgcccgtgctctctcgccgtcccaCCTGAGTTGCCTTGGGTGATCAAGCGGAAGAGtcggaaaaaacgaagaaacggggACAGCCGTGAGGCTCCTTTCGGCTTTTAAAGCATGCACCCTCGGCTTGCGTGTGCGGCTGTACACAGAATTActtctctctcattctctcactcttcttcttcgcgtcttctctcggtctcctctccttcaaCTGGTAAGGCCGACATGACGGACCCGAACCGAGCCATGTTCGAAAGATGGAAACTCGGAGCGTAGTCGTGGTGTGCGGTGTTGCGTAGCcacagagacaagaaaggggCGTTGCCTTTCAGGTGCCGCAGGGGATCCGTGTCGCCCGAGCAGACGACTGGATGCAGTGCATACTCGCAACACACACGAAAGACAACGCGGGCAAATATGCACTGGCGGATACGCaaatgtatgcatatactacatatagatatacatatatatatatatatgaatagcTGAGCTTACTAGTCTGAGGTGGAAGGCTCAAGGATCGGTATTGCGGAATCTCTAGCGAAGTCGGGTGTATATCAAGGGCGCCAACTATCATCCGTGTGAACCTGTCTGCGCGTGTACctatgtgtatgtgtgtataccTGTATGGCGTATGTGCGAAGATGTGTGCAGTGAGTCTTTCGAGAAACAGGATTTCTGTGAGAGGCGGTTATTCTGCGCAGGTACCCTTCTCAAGTCTTCGTCGGCGACACCTACACGTGCTTCGCGGTGAGTCAcgactgtctcttctccgggCTCCGTGGCGTGTCTGTTCAAAACATACTTCCCGCAGATGCTTGTTTGGACTTCAAATTACGGTCGCTTCACGGTTCTTCTCGAAACGTTCGCTGCGGCAACGGCATTTTCGATCCGCATTCATCTTCCTCCACAGTTAACAGGCCttgctgtttctgtttcgtcgcTCGGCGTCGCTGTCAGGGCATCTACTTTGCTGTCGTCGGAATTCTCGGCCACTTTTCTAAGAcgctcctcctccttttcctcccgcAACTGCTGAACTTCGTCTTGTCCCTCCCACAGGTTGGTTTCCCTTCTCAGCTTGGACGCCTTTCACAGAACCCGTTTTTCGCGGACAGAGTAACGGGAAGCTGTCGAAAAGCACGAAGCATCTACACCGTATTTCTGGGCTGTTTCGGCTGacgggtgtatgtacacacgCACTGTGCTTCAGGGATCCGGTGCCGCAACCTAACAGAAGCTGCCTGTTTTTTCCGGTTGCCGGAGCTCAGACAAGAAACCTTTCACTCTCGACCGGTGAAAAACATAGGGTCACGCCTTTTCATATCGCTAGCTCTCCAGGAACCAGTTTGTGGGGAGTTGAAAAAGTGAATGGTGTGTCGCAGTCGCCTGTGCACCCATTCGCCACGTGTTCCttgctcctcgcctttcctttgtTTCGAATCAGCTCTTCGGTCTCGTCTCGTGTCCCAGACACCGGACTCCAAGGTGCGTTCGCAGTGCGCGATGTGTCCctcgcggcgaagacgctaTGGTGGCTTTCCGTTCCCCAGTATGGCCTTTTTGCTGTGGAAGGTAGAATGCGATGCACCCATATTTGCGTGGTTCTCGTTTTAGGTGAACATGTGCGTGACTAGGGGCCGCATAGACCCGTCGCCGCGTGCTTCCCAGGAAACGTAGCCCGCCCCAAAGCGAGACTCGTGgtgcgaagcagaggagtGCTGGACAGCCCCATAAAGCGGATTTTTCATCTTGGTGTCGTTGTACAGGTACAACGCGGCCACGGGGAAACTGGAGAGCTCGGGAAATCTCACTCTCATCAACCTTATTCTGATGGTAGGTCGTGGAATCTGTGGAGATGAGAAAAACTCGGAAGAGCAGCCGAAAACACATTTCTTTTCCGGTCTGATCTGTTGCACTATCGATTCCAAAGCGTCTACGATTCTCCGTCTGCGAGAGATGGGCCAGCATGGTCACTGTTTTCTTCAGAAAGTGAGTACACACAGGTGCGTGTCTCGAGATCCTGTGAGGTTTGCTGTATGTGCGAGTGTGGGTTGGCGTCATGGGGTGTTCTCAAGTCTATATGCTCGCCCACAAGGAATTCATTTGTGGAAACATACATCTGTATTCATCATCTCTGCGCCGCACTCCTTATATGTGTGACTgcgcgcctctgcatgcgtgcctcTCAAACCACAGTTTTTGACGGCTTGTCTGTTTAGGTTCGATTTCCCCCGAATTTCGTGCACACGTCCTGACcagataaatatagatataaGGTCGAGTGCATTTAACCTGTACCTGTGGCTCTTCTCAGGTCGCGGGACCCATGACGGAGAGGAAATTGCTTCTTGTCCTCATCGCCCTCCAGTTATGCTCTTGTTCCGTCGGCCTTCTGATTCGCTATTCCTCGGGGATTCACATGTTTTTCCTCTGAGAGCCGAGCGCACAGAATAGAAAACGCCCTAAAGCGCTCCATCTGCTCCTGGCTTCCGGTTTTGGGCCACTACAAGCAGACATATACACTGATACACGAAATGAAGTTTGTTGTGTGTTTTAGTCTTTACGTGATCAGAGGGGACGTGCCGATGTGCGCTTCTGCCTGCACAAAGGCAAGCGGGGAACGGGAACATGCACGCAGTACGAAACCCCTTTGTTTTTGTGCGAATGTTGTTTTTCTGAGCGGGTTTAGTATTTCCACACAGGGTGGTTCAGTTTGAAAGcttggagagaaaaccgTTGTTTGTTGTCTGGCGTCAACAGGATAGCCGGCAACTCATCATTGTTCGTCGGGCACGCCGCTCCTAACGTCGACGGCTTTAGCTCCCAGGTGCCAGAAGGCTTTGTCTGAAATGAAGAATTCTCGCGAAAGCGGAAAACGCCCTTAGACTTACCTGCAAGCAGATATGTCTCAGATCACATttatacagatacatatatgtttgtGCACATTCTTGCCGATTTGGGTAGCCATCCACACCACGTATCTCTGTACAAATTAACTTACGTCTGCATCGAAGCAAGGGCCTGGAAATGCACTTCTTTACGTCAGTGGCCGTTAATAGATCTCTCACTGGATGGCACAAGAAAACATTGGAACCCTTTTCGCTTAGGAAGTGGCTGAACGGCAACGGCTAAATCCGTCATGCCAGGCGAAAAAGGTTCTGAGCAAGGTTTTTCCCAGCTTGGAGCTGACCGTCGTTTCTTGTTCAGCGTAGAATCACGCCAGCGACAAATGCCGGACACTTTGCCGAAATGGTCGTGCCCGCATGGTTTCATCATCCTTTCGCTTTAGGGATACGAATCTCACAGGGACTGTTTCGAGAAATTAGAGAAAATATTGGACCTTTCTCAACTCTCACTGGTTCGCATCGTGTAGCACCGGACCCAAGGCCAGTCTGAATTTTCGTTACTTTCTGAACCGGGCGACAAGGCATTTGACATGGACATTGCTTGGGACGCCCGGTATGCGCGCGAACTGTGTGGTTCATGGTGAAATTCGTACGCTTATCTTTGCAATCGTTCCTGCTGCGTTTTTACTGCTACGCCAGCATCGAGTGGAGGAGAGGCCTGAAGGCGTACGAGAAGGCCCTGGTGATGAACAGTGTTCACTCGCATCCTGAGACACAGGACGGAGAGGGCCAAGGCAATTCCGACTCCGCAGCGTCCCGTGGGAGTGTGACGTATCTGTTGTAGAGTCCCAGACAGGAAACAAACGTCTGTGGATACTTGCCACCGGGTCTTGCCGCGCCTGGTGGAGGGGTATACAAAGCGAATACCGGAGAGAGCCTCCAGcaaaacgaagaaacagcCTCATATAGCGGCACAGATAAACCCAACGAGACCGAATTGAAAACGGGAATCAAATGGTAGATCAACAGACATCAGGAACTCAGTCCCCTTGCTCCACCCGCCGCAGGAGTCGCAATAGCCACACAGCTATTGAGTATGGACGTGCAAACATGTGCACGGATGTTTAACATGAGGACGTTCCCAACAGGTTGTTGGACATCTCGGATGTATTTTTGCattcgaaaaaaaaacgctgCCATGCAGCGACTCTGCCTGAATGGAGTCGAGAACATACATATGTTTCGCATTTTGGACAGCTTTGCCCTTTTCCATTATTTTCAagctctctttttccagtGTTTTGCACGACGGCATAACACAGCTGTTTTGATCTCTGGGTCTGCACACAGCATCTCGTAGAGCCAATCATCTGGCTACTCGAACGAAACGCTGGCACAGCCTCTCTACACGCGAACCTCTAAACAGCAGCGGTGGGCACACCCGTGGTACTCGCCCCGGGACTCGCTCCGGGACTCTCCGTGATTGTACTCTCCCTTTGTTTGCTCCTGACATGGCCGTATGCGGCTACCCCTCCTCCAAGAACTGCGAGAGCCGCTACAACGGAGGCAAGCGTCTTTGCGGCTGTCTTGCGTTTGCTCTCTCGTTGCGCAGCGCCCACACGTGACGCCCTGGAACGGCGTGACGGTTGCCTGGCAGATCCTCTGCTTCGATGGCTCTGAGCCGCAGCCGTCGGCTCTTCCTCAACCCCGACTGCAGACGCAGTGGGCACGTCTCCAGCGGCTGCTCCGGATTCGTCAGCCGCTTCGGCCTCTCGGTTGCCTGCCGCGCCGTCACTTTCCCACGGTCCGTTCTCGGCACCAGAGTGCGctgtttctgcgtttccGGAAACCGAATCGGCTCGGAGACCCTCAGCTTCTGTGGAGGCCGAGACACTGGAGGCGTCTTGGACCGCCTGGGCGTCGAGCGCGACCGCATTGCTCGCCTCATCCTTCAGGTCTGCCTGCGTAGGATCTCCGAGCAACGCCGTCGAGTCTGGGAAACCTTCCAAGACGCTTCCGACGGCCAGTGCCTCCGCAAGGGCTGCTCCTGCTGGATGTGTCGAGCCTTCCAGGTCGTGGTTCATCTCAACTCCTTCTgccgggagaggcgcgttGACCTCCGACGGGCTGTCCTCGGAGAGGTTCCTCCCGCCCCTCAgggcggcgcctcggcttcCTGTGTGGTCTCCCAAACGCTCCAGCTCCACCGCCTTTTGAAGCATTCCTTCCTCGtgctctgcctcctccacTGCTGCAAACACCTTCCCgctctcccctgtctcttcaggGCCCGCCGGAAACACGGCCCCTCCAACATCCAGCGCCTCCAGCATGCCGGGAGAAAGCTCCTGAGCTGCCAACTGGGAATAGCCATCGATTGTAAACGGTTCCGACAGACCTCCTCGCACGAGGGTCTCCGTTTCCCGAatcccttcgtcttccggcTGGGAGGTTTCATCTTTGATACCAACTTCCTCGGCGTTCTCCATCATCACCGACAAGAGGCTGTTGATCAGGCCGCTGACGTCCGAGTTATCTGTTGATGAAACGAGGTCGGCAAACGCCGCGTGTTCTTTGTCGGCAAagaagggaggcagagaggaaaagtcGTCCATGCCGACGTCAGATGGACCGTCAACTGCAGCGAATTCCCCCTCTTCAGCCTCTCCCTGAGCCGACCCggacgaggcggcgtcgTGGCCGTCGTCTAGGTCCCCAGACAGGGCTGCGCTTTCTGCACGGCTGTTTGCCACAGCCGCCCCCACCAacttttcttctgcggaCCCAGCATGTTCGCCATCGTTCAGGACTCCGGCAGTTTCTTTACCTTCCAGGCCGTCTACAGCAGGCGCGGCAGTGCTGGCGAGCACG
This region of Neospora caninum Liverpool complete genome, chromosome VI genomic DNA includes:
- a CDS encoding Os07g0661100 protein, related; its protein translation is MVKAELTAGQDGPNGKLRPSLSLSRCLLLLIAPLSLPFFILPTPFVRPIAGVVLLAVLCFGFVRHFIPYWDERMKTKGVTGRDLHKPPPVPVLSEGMGLVSALVFVLAAVASQVLLKNDDKKLVEYNAGLLSITLMTFLGFADDLLELPWRAKMLTPLVASVPLLVAYTGRTTILLPDWVFPFLDSVACLPAVVGQSLSVWIDPLMGPVHTFWASFASSPDSVYSQLVTSGVFSRFGALPEDFAFFSPLTAISSAVESSLGSSLSSLHASFTASLQTVSSSLSSLLAGYHLVPTAAPTEAFAVASPLLPFPTAPSSLLASLDSNATYLSPEHFSVHYLEEAAHASPVPATICNATDALRLSRNHTRFPAPTETYLGGRTAGWGTGPPVVVDLGAFYYVYMALLTVFCTNAINIYAGINGLEVGQSVVMSAFVILHNVVNYFSLILSLFFFASSLGLLSFNWYPSQVFVGDTYTCFAGIYFAVVGILGHFSKTLLLLFLPQLLNFVLSLPQLFGLVSCPRHRTPRYNAATGKLESSGNLTLINLILMVAGPMTERKLLLVLIALQLCSCSVGLLIRYSSGIHMFFL